One region of Rhodocaloribacter litoris genomic DNA includes:
- the glgA gene encoding glycogen synthase GlgA encodes MKVCFATSECVPYAKTGGLADVSGSLPKALAELGCEVKLFMPLYASIPTLDHDLVFATELQDIPVTVGDHTHTFNVWYGHLPDSPVEVYFIDCPHYYHRPGVYTSDPDEDERYIFLQHAVFKILQRYAWAPDLIHCNDWQTSLMPVYLHKVYHWDRLFHQTATLLTIHNISYQGRFPSASIYKAGLQYDLFYPGGPYELHGAFCFMKAGIVFAGSISTVSETYAHEIQTPAFGADLDGILRARGGDLYGILNGIDTDLWHPARDPYIPQNYDFASLRKKQKNKRALLERFGLEYDEKVPTFGIVSRLTGQKGFDLLQPILGDLLVHHKMQLVVLGSGERRFEDFFNWAAATFPDRVGVYIGYHEELAHWIEAGADLFLMPSHFEPCGLNQMYSLLYGTVPIVHRTGGLADTVHDFHEFGGQGNGFSFYDATPDALYATILRAMALFHEPETWREIQRRGMMSDFSWKRSAEKYLDLYWHTVHKRRGH; translated from the coding sequence ATGAAAGTCTGCTTTGCGACGAGCGAATGCGTTCCCTATGCCAAGACCGGTGGCCTGGCCGACGTGAGCGGGTCGCTCCCGAAAGCCCTGGCCGAGCTCGGCTGCGAGGTCAAGCTATTCATGCCGCTCTATGCGTCCATCCCCACCCTCGATCACGACCTGGTCTTCGCCACCGAACTGCAGGACATCCCGGTGACGGTCGGCGATCACACGCACACGTTCAACGTCTGGTACGGCCACCTGCCGGACTCTCCCGTCGAGGTCTATTTCATCGACTGCCCCCACTACTACCACCGCCCCGGCGTTTACACCAGCGACCCCGACGAGGACGAGCGCTACATCTTCCTCCAGCATGCCGTCTTCAAAATCCTCCAGCGCTATGCCTGGGCGCCCGACCTGATTCATTGCAACGACTGGCAGACCTCGCTCATGCCGGTCTATCTGCACAAGGTCTATCACTGGGACCGGCTCTTTCACCAGACGGCCACGCTCCTGACGATTCACAACATCAGCTATCAGGGACGTTTTCCCAGCGCCTCGATCTACAAGGCCGGGCTTCAGTACGACCTGTTCTATCCCGGCGGGCCGTATGAGTTGCACGGCGCCTTCTGCTTCATGAAGGCCGGGATCGTCTTCGCCGGCAGCATCTCCACCGTCAGCGAGACGTATGCACACGAGATCCAGACGCCGGCCTTCGGCGCTGACCTCGACGGTATCCTGCGGGCCCGCGGCGGCGACCTCTACGGCATCCTCAACGGGATCGACACCGACCTCTGGCACCCGGCCCGCGATCCCTACATCCCGCAGAACTACGACTTCGCCTCGCTCCGGAAGAAGCAGAAGAACAAGCGGGCGCTGCTCGAACGTTTCGGCCTCGAATACGACGAAAAAGTGCCTACCTTCGGCATCGTTTCCCGGCTGACGGGGCAGAAGGGCTTCGACCTGCTCCAGCCGATCCTGGGGGATCTGCTCGTCCATCACAAGATGCAACTCGTCGTGCTCGGCAGCGGCGAGCGGCGGTTCGAGGACTTTTTCAACTGGGCCGCGGCCACGTTCCCCGACCGCGTGGGCGTCTACATCGGCTACCACGAGGAACTGGCCCACTGGATCGAGGCCGGCGCCGACCTGTTCCTGATGCCCTCGCACTTCGAACCCTGCGGCCTCAACCAGATGTACAGCCTCCTCTACGGCACCGTGCCCATCGTGCATCGCACCGGCGGCCTGGCCGACACGGTGCACGACTTCCACGAGTTCGGCGGGCAGGGCAACGGCTTCTCCTTCTACGATGCCACGCCGGACGCCCTCTACGCGACGATCCTGCGGGCCATGGCCCTCTTTCACGAACCGGAGACCTGGCGGGAGATCCAGCGCCGAGGTATGATGAGCGACTTCTCCTGGAAACGCTCCGCCGAGAAATACCTCGATCTGTACTGGCACACCGTACACAAACGCCGGGGGCATTGA
- a CDS encoding M14 family zinc carboxypeptidase — protein MLETILEGVRPEFRTQEEVRPSIRAACEAHPDVAAYHELGTSEEGRPLYGVVLGRGPHTVSLIAGAHADEPVGPETLRTFVLEALRRRDRLAPLFERFRFVVVPHVNPDGEARNRPWIERWPDVRAYVRHAFREPPGRDLEFGFPALRVENRAVAAFLEAHAPVGLHMSLHGMGFAEGALLLIERRWTFRTQPLRDAFAAAARAHGLLLHDHNRKGEKGFFYIEPGFTTTPEGEAMRHYFHALGDDATAALFHDSSMEFARRLGGDPLCLVTELPLFVVAFRDPPAAPPEPGRPAAYLAFRERLPAWRRRLTTGEPDDDLLAPFTLTPVDLATQIRLQLHALTLGLQARFDEQGVEDRFTFC, from the coding sequence ATGCTGGAGACGATACTTGAAGGCGTACGCCCGGAATTTCGCACCCAGGAGGAAGTCCGCCCTTCCATCCGGGCGGCGTGCGAAGCCCACCCGGACGTCGCCGCGTATCACGAGCTGGGCACGAGCGAGGAGGGCCGGCCGCTCTACGGCGTCGTGCTCGGGCGCGGGCCGCACACCGTCTCGCTCATCGCCGGCGCCCACGCCGACGAGCCGGTCGGGCCGGAGACGCTCCGCACCTTCGTCCTCGAAGCCCTGCGCCGGCGGGATCGCCTCGCCCCCCTCTTCGAGCGCTTCCGCTTCGTCGTCGTGCCCCACGTCAACCCGGACGGCGAGGCCCGCAACCGCCCCTGGATCGAACGGTGGCCGGACGTGCGCGCCTACGTGCGCCACGCGTTCCGCGAGCCGCCCGGCCGCGACCTCGAGTTCGGCTTCCCCGCCCTGCGCGTCGAGAACCGGGCGGTGGCCGCCTTCCTGGAGGCCCACGCGCCGGTGGGCCTGCACATGAGCCTGCACGGCATGGGCTTCGCCGAGGGCGCCCTGCTGCTCATCGAGCGCCGCTGGACCTTCCGCACGCAACCCCTGCGTGACGCCTTCGCCGCCGCCGCCCGCGCCCACGGCCTCCTTCTGCACGATCACAACCGCAAGGGCGAGAAGGGCTTCTTCTACATCGAACCCGGCTTCACGACGACACCCGAGGGTGAGGCCATGCGCCACTACTTCCACGCCCTGGGCGACGACGCCACCGCCGCCCTTTTCCACGACAGCTCCATGGAGTTTGCCCGTCGCCTCGGCGGCGACCCGCTCTGCCTGGTCACCGAGCTGCCACTGTTCGTCGTGGCCTTCCGTGACCCACCGGCCGCTCCGCCCGAGCCGGGCCGTCCCGCCGCCTACCTGGCCTTCCGCGAACGCCTCCCCGCCTGGCGCCGGCGCCTCACGACCGGCGAGCCCGACGACGACCTGCTCGCCCCCTTCACCCTCACCCCGGTCGACCTGGCCACCCAGATCCGCCTGCAACTCCATGCCCTCACCCTGGGCCTGCAGGCCCGCTTCGATGAACAGGGTGTAGAGGACCGGTTTACTTTCTGTTAA
- a CDS encoding isoamylase early set domain-containing protein translates to MINKKVSPKGKKVRVTFELPGEVASERVSVVGDFNDWNPAEGEMTFVKTRNVWKKEVSLDAGQTYQFRYFIDGEKWANDDEADGAVPNEYFSQNSVLSL, encoded by the coding sequence ATGATAAACAAGAAAGTGAGCCCGAAAGGCAAAAAGGTGCGCGTCACGTTCGAGCTGCCGGGCGAGGTGGCCAGCGAGCGGGTCTCGGTCGTCGGCGACTTCAACGACTGGAACCCGGCAGAGGGTGAGATGACCTTCGTCAAGACCCGCAACGTGTGGAAGAAGGAAGTCTCGCTCGATGCAGGCCAGACGTACCAGTTCCGCTACTTCATCGACGGCGAGAAGTGGGCCAACGACGACGAGGCCGACGGCGCCGTACCGAACGAGTACTTCAGCCAGAACAGCGTGCTCTCGCTCTGA
- a CDS encoding spore maturation protein codes for METVRTLLDILSVFVLPTIIVGFPLYGLIKKVPVYEEFVEGAKEGFNVAVMIIPYLVAILFAIGMFRASGALDFLIDGLRPVLGWLGVPPEVLPMMIIRPLTGSGSAAIVLDMINQYGEDSLLVKMAATMFGSTETTFYVIAVYFGAVNVKKTRHAVPAGLIADVFAMFLAIYVVRLLFG; via the coding sequence ATGGAAACCGTCCGTACCCTGCTCGACATCCTCTCCGTCTTCGTCCTCCCGACGATCATCGTCGGCTTCCCGCTCTACGGCCTGATCAAGAAGGTGCCCGTCTACGAGGAGTTCGTGGAGGGGGCAAAGGAGGGGTTCAACGTGGCCGTGATGATCATTCCGTACCTGGTGGCCATCCTGTTCGCCATCGGCATGTTCCGGGCCTCCGGGGCGCTCGACTTCCTGATCGACGGGCTGCGGCCCGTGCTCGGCTGGCTGGGTGTGCCGCCGGAGGTGCTGCCCATGATGATCATCCGCCCGCTCACCGGCAGCGGCTCGGCCGCCATCGTGCTGGACATGATCAACCAGTACGGGGAGGATTCGCTGCTGGTCAAGATGGCCGCCACCATGTTCGGCTCCACCGAGACGACGTTCTACGTCATCGCCGTCTACTTCGGCGCGGTGAACGTGAAGAAGACGCGGCATGCCGTCCCCGCCGGTCTCATCGCCGACGTCTTCGCCATGTTCCTGGCCATCTACGTGGTGCGGCTGCTCTTCGGCTGA
- a CDS encoding nucleoside recognition domain-containing protein produces the protein MLNYIWAGLIVFSLVFAMVHDLRDLSRDTYRNDRPLPVTLHFPEGYDPDARRVPLTVTIDPETFGAFYGTEARPAASYEGVLVQTREGRQLRFAEDVAVPEPLSTIRAMTSARDNDLRGLIGPLTLRGDTLAATTVTFPPVRFVKMHAIAEAAIDFAETAVTLALGLIGTLALWMGLLQIADRAGMLYSLVRLTQPVLRPLFPGIPKDHPALAMIVLNLTANMLGLGNAATPLGIKAMEELQKLNPEPDTATNDMVMLLAMNTASVQIVPPVLLVAIMGLQINQLFFSILIVTLLSLIVAIASAKVLGRLKAYRDTDPQRAAAGTGREDAGT, from the coding sequence ATGCTGAACTACATCTGGGCCGGGCTGATCGTCTTCAGCCTGGTCTTTGCGATGGTGCACGACCTCCGCGATCTCTCCCGCGATACCTACCGGAACGACCGGCCGCTGCCCGTCACGCTGCATTTTCCCGAAGGCTATGATCCCGATGCCCGGCGGGTGCCCCTCACCGTGACGATCGATCCGGAGACGTTCGGTGCTTTTTACGGCACGGAGGCCCGTCCGGCGGCGTCCTACGAGGGGGTGCTCGTGCAGACGCGCGAGGGACGGCAGCTCCGCTTCGCGGAGGACGTGGCCGTGCCGGAGCCGCTCTCGACGATCCGTGCGATGACCTCGGCCCGGGACAACGACCTGCGCGGCCTCATCGGCCCGCTCACGCTCCGGGGCGACACGCTCGCCGCCACCACGGTCACGTTCCCGCCCGTGCGCTTCGTCAAGATGCACGCCATCGCCGAGGCCGCCATCGACTTCGCCGAGACGGCTGTGACGCTGGCGCTCGGGCTCATCGGCACGCTGGCCCTCTGGATGGGCCTGCTCCAGATCGCCGACAGGGCCGGGATGCTCTACAGCCTGGTACGCCTCACGCAGCCGGTCCTGCGCCCCCTCTTTCCCGGCATCCCGAAGGATCACCCGGCCCTTGCCATGATCGTGCTCAACCTGACGGCCAACATGCTGGGGCTGGGCAATGCGGCCACTCCGCTGGGCATCAAGGCGATGGAGGAACTGCAGAAGCTCAATCCGGAGCCGGACACGGCCACGAACGACATGGTGATGCTCCTGGCGATGAACACCGCCAGCGTGCAGATCGTGCCGCCGGTGCTGCTCGTGGCCATCATGGGCCTGCAGATCAACCAGCTCTTCTTCAGTATCCTCATCGTCACGCTCCTCTCCCTGATCGTGGCCATCGCGTCGGCGAAGGTACTCGGGCGGCTGAAAGCCTACCGCGACACCGACCCGCAGCGCGCCGCGGCCGGTACCGGCCGCGAGGACGCCGGCACCTGA
- a CDS encoding Bor family protein, translating to MNVRHIVCALALLLLTGCYHARVTTGLTPSTEVIDIPFASAWIYGLVPPSIVDVENECENGVARVETQLSFVNQLVGAITFGIYTPMHIRVTCAAR from the coding sequence ATGAATGTTCGTCACATTGTCTGTGCCCTTGCCCTGCTGTTGCTGACGGGTTGCTATCATGCCCGGGTCACGACGGGCCTGACGCCTTCGACCGAGGTCATCGACATTCCCTTCGCCTCGGCATGGATCTACGGGCTCGTTCCCCCCAGCATCGTTGATGTCGAGAACGAGTGTGAAAACGGTGTGGCCCGCGTCGAGACACAGTTGAGCTTCGTGAACCAGCTCGTGGGTGCCATCACCTTCGGCATCTACACGCCGATGCACATCCGGGTGACCTGTGCCGCCCGGTGA
- a CDS encoding BCAM0308 family protein gives MQKGQYGRKDRLIKTKRIDTYRPREKWPEPTRCTECNAVYTKGRWTWEPPPPGANETVCPACRRIADHYPAGYIELRGAFFETHREELLNLVRNVEQAEKALHPLERLIEIRQEDSQTVVTTTGVHVARRIGEALARSYEGEWTYQYGDGAKTIRARWER, from the coding sequence ATGCAGAAAGGGCAGTATGGTCGTAAAGACCGGCTGATCAAGACCAAGCGCATCGATACCTATCGACCCCGCGAAAAATGGCCTGAGCCGACCCGGTGCACCGAATGCAATGCCGTCTATACGAAGGGGAGATGGACGTGGGAGCCGCCGCCGCCGGGTGCCAACGAGACCGTCTGCCCCGCCTGCCGCCGGATCGCCGATCACTACCCGGCAGGGTACATCGAGCTGCGGGGGGCTTTTTTCGAAACCCACCGGGAGGAGCTCCTCAACCTCGTGCGCAACGTCGAGCAGGCCGAGAAAGCCCTGCACCCGCTCGAGCGCCTGATCGAGATCCGGCAGGAGGACAGCCAGACCGTCGTGACCACGACCGGGGTGCACGTCGCCCGGCGCATCGGTGAGGCCCTGGCCCGCTCCTACGAAGGCGAATGGACGTACCAGTACGGCGACGGGGCCAAAACCATCCGGGCACGCTGGGAACGTTGA
- the uvrC gene encoding excinuclease ABC subunit UvrC: MTPSLEEKLAHLPAAPGIYQHKDAAGTVLYVGKAKNLRQRVRSYFQESRPKDGRLQALVRKIADVEVIVTDTEAEALILENNLIKRLKPRYNVNLRDDKTYPYICITNERFPRVFPTRRVKRDGSKYFGPYTDVKSMRLVLDTIRSLFQLRDCSLRLDPEPIAAGKYQVCLQYHIKRCKGPCVGYQTEEDYNETIRQVEQLLNGKTKALIEHLTAQMQAAAAALRFEEAAALRDRIRALERYADRQKVVGQDFDDRDLFALAIDRAEDVACGAIFKVREGKVIGRQHKYLRRLEGRSDAELMQALVEHYYAEATFFPDEVLLGMPVAEPAPLEELLRVRRGKKVPLRVPERGDKAALLRMVEANARLLLDEWRLQKNRQEEGRIPHAVRALQRDLHLPRLPRRIECFDVSHLGGTGIVASCVVFEDGRPKKKDYRTYKIRSVAGGKSDDFASMQEVVARRYERVRREDGPWPDLVVVDGGKGQLSHAVEALEAAGVKGRFPVVGLAKRLEEVFFPGDAEAVIIPRTSSSLQLLQRVRNEAHRFAVTFQRRQRRKQVLHSELMDVPGLGEKRVRRLLQAFGSVRRVKAASEAELAEVVGPAVAARIRTHFELPAPAPSSRNDDAIS; the protein is encoded by the coding sequence ATGACCCCGTCGCTCGAAGAGAAGCTCGCCCATTTGCCGGCGGCTCCCGGTATCTACCAGCACAAGGATGCCGCCGGAACCGTTCTCTATGTGGGCAAGGCCAAGAACCTGCGCCAGCGCGTTCGCTCCTACTTCCAGGAAAGCCGCCCGAAGGACGGGCGCCTGCAGGCACTCGTGCGCAAAATCGCCGACGTGGAGGTGATCGTCACCGACACCGAAGCCGAGGCGCTGATCCTGGAGAACAACCTGATCAAACGCCTCAAGCCGCGTTACAACGTCAACCTCCGGGACGACAAGACCTATCCCTACATCTGCATCACGAACGAGCGCTTTCCGCGTGTCTTTCCCACCCGGCGCGTGAAACGGGACGGCTCGAAGTACTTCGGCCCGTATACCGACGTGAAAAGCATGCGCCTGGTGCTGGACACCATCCGCTCGCTGTTCCAGTTGCGCGACTGCAGCCTCCGCCTCGATCCCGAGCCCATCGCCGCCGGCAAGTACCAGGTGTGTTTGCAGTACCACATCAAGCGGTGCAAGGGGCCGTGCGTCGGCTATCAGACGGAGGAGGACTACAACGAGACGATCCGGCAGGTCGAGCAATTGCTCAACGGCAAGACGAAGGCACTCATCGAGCACCTCACCGCGCAGATGCAAGCAGCGGCCGCCGCACTGCGCTTTGAGGAGGCCGCTGCGCTGCGGGACCGCATCCGGGCGCTCGAACGGTACGCCGACCGGCAAAAGGTCGTCGGGCAGGACTTCGACGACCGGGACCTCTTTGCGCTGGCCATCGACCGGGCGGAGGATGTGGCCTGCGGGGCGATCTTCAAGGTGCGCGAGGGCAAGGTCATCGGGCGGCAGCACAAGTACCTGCGCCGCCTCGAAGGCCGCTCGGACGCCGAGTTGATGCAGGCGCTCGTCGAGCACTATTACGCCGAGGCCACCTTCTTCCCCGACGAGGTGTTGCTCGGGATGCCCGTGGCCGAGCCGGCGCCGCTGGAGGAACTGCTGCGGGTGCGCCGGGGCAAGAAGGTGCCGCTGCGCGTGCCCGAGCGCGGGGACAAGGCCGCGCTCCTCCGCATGGTGGAGGCCAACGCCCGGCTGCTCCTCGATGAGTGGCGCCTGCAAAAAAACCGGCAGGAAGAGGGGCGCATCCCCCACGCCGTCCGGGCCCTGCAACGGGACCTGCACCTGCCGCGCCTGCCCCGCCGGATCGAATGCTTCGACGTCTCCCATCTCGGCGGCACCGGCATCGTCGCCTCCTGCGTCGTCTTCGAGGACGGCCGGCCGAAGAAGAAGGACTACCGCACCTACAAGATCCGCTCCGTGGCGGGAGGCAAGTCGGACGACTTCGCCTCGATGCAGGAGGTGGTGGCGCGGCGCTACGAACGGGTGCGGCGGGAGGACGGCCCATGGCCCGACCTGGTCGTCGTCGACGGCGGCAAGGGACAGCTCTCGCATGCAGTCGAGGCGCTCGAAGCAGCCGGCGTGAAGGGACGCTTTCCCGTCGTCGGCCTCGCCAAACGGCTCGAAGAGGTCTTCTTCCCGGGCGACGCCGAGGCGGTGATCATTCCCCGTACGAGTTCATCCCTGCAACTGCTGCAGCGGGTGCGCAACGAAGCCCACCGCTTCGCCGTCACGTTCCAGCGCAGGCAGCGCCGGAAGCAGGTGCTGCATTCCGAGTTGATGGACGTCCCCGGCCTCGGAGAGAAGCGAGTGCGCCGGTTGCTGCAGGCCTTCGGTTCGGTCAGGCGGGTGAAGGCCGCTTCCGAGGCGGAACTGGCCGAGGTCGTCGGCCCGGCCGTGGCGGCCCGGATCCGGACCCACTTCGAGTTGCCCGCGCCGGCTCCCTCTTCCCGGAACGACGACGCGATTTCTTGA
- a CDS encoding AAA family ATPase: MARHLEQILEEQIRRWERENLAFARKKVRYPVITISREFGARGAALARLLGDRTGFTVWDQELVKAIAEEAGADARLLASLDEHHREAIEDAINATLLGGSHTNVQYLRTLMRVVKTIAHHGRSIIVGRGANYILRSRDMLSVRVVCPFELRVKRYAEAQGLDEREARRRVEARDAERAEFVRHNFRRDVNNAADYDLVLNAGTFDLESLAGLVAHAYELKTGLALPVVTA, from the coding sequence ATGGCCCGCCATCTCGAACAGATCCTGGAGGAGCAGATTCGCCGCTGGGAACGGGAAAACCTTGCGTTTGCCCGCAAGAAGGTGCGTTATCCCGTCATCACGATCTCGCGGGAGTTCGGGGCGCGGGGGGCGGCGCTGGCCCGGCTGCTGGGGGACCGCACCGGCTTCACGGTCTGGGATCAGGAACTGGTGAAGGCCATCGCCGAGGAGGCGGGCGCCGACGCACGCCTGCTGGCCTCCCTCGACGAGCACCATCGCGAGGCCATCGAGGATGCCATCAACGCCACGCTGCTGGGGGGCTCCCACACCAACGTGCAGTACCTGCGAACCCTCATGCGGGTGGTCAAGACCATCGCCCACCACGGCCGCAGCATCATCGTCGGGCGCGGGGCCAATTACATCCTCCGCTCCCGCGACATGCTCAGCGTGCGGGTCGTCTGCCCGTTCGAACTCCGGGTGAAGCGCTACGCCGAAGCCCAGGGGCTCGACGAGCGCGAGGCCCGTCGCCGGGTCGAAGCGCGGGACGCCGAGCGGGCCGAGTTCGTCCGTCACAACTTCCGGCGTGACGTCAACAACGCCGCCGACTACGACCTCGTCCTCAACGCCGGCACGTTCGATCTGGAAAGCCTGGCGGGCCTCGTCGCGCACGCCTATGAGTTGAAAACCGGCCTGGCGCTGCCCGTTGTGACGGCCTAG